In the Gossypium arboreum isolate Shixiya-1 chromosome 10, ASM2569848v2, whole genome shotgun sequence genome, one interval contains:
- the LOC108488347 gene encoding UDP-glycosyltransferase 74E2-like: protein MEQKHEETHVLVFPFPIQGHINPMLQFSKRLASKGLRVTLISTSKTMQPSASSINFHSIDFHEGDAVANVDEYLELYELVIPKRLAQFIEEYQICSQHGAKVLVYDSGMTWALDVAKQYGLQGASFFTQCWAVNAIFIHLKEGSLRVPLEDENKGNVVVSLPSMPELGMSDLPSFVSDKSGSYPSLWKLIRSQFSNFHEADWVFCNTYDKLEHEIIKWMRSKWPIKTVGPTIPSMYLDKRLEDDNDYGLHLFKPDTDLCLNWLNSKEASSVVYVSFGSIAGLTEEQMVELAMGLKLTNKNFLWVVRETEQNKLPSNFMEETAEKGLVVSWSPQLDVLAHRAVGCFMTHCGWNSTLEALSLGVPMIAMPQWTDQPTNAKFVADVWKVGIRVKKDEKGMMRKEEIERCVREIMEGEKSLDIKRNSEKWKNLAKDAVDEGGSSDKNIQEFVADITRN, encoded by the exons ATGGAGCAGAAACATGAAGAAACCCATGTCCTGGTTTTCCCTTTCCCAATTCAAGGGCACATAAACCCAATGCTTCAATTCTCCAAACGCTTAGCCTCAAAAGGCCTAAGGGTCACCCTAATCTCCACTTCCAAAACCATGCAACCCTCTGCCTCCTCCATCAACTTCCACTCCATCGATTTCCATGAAGGCGACGCAGTCGCTAACGTTGACGAATATCTTGAACTCTACGAATTAGTAATCCCAAAAAGGCTAGCCCAGTTCATCGAGGAGTACCAGATTTGCTCTCAACATGGAGCAAAAGTCCTGGTTTACGACTCTGGTATGACGTGGGCGTTGGATGTGGCTAAACAGTATGGTTTGCAAGGAGCTTCGTTTTTCACTCAGTGTTGGGCGGTGAACGCCATTTTTATTCATTTGAAAGAGGGGAGTTTGAGGGTGCCATTGGAAGATGAGAACAAGGGAAATGTTGTAGTTTCGTTGCCGTCAATGCCGGAGCTAGGGATGAGTGATTTACCATCATTTGTTAGTGATAAGTCAGGGTCGTATCCGTCTCTGTGGAAGCTTATCAGAAGCCAGTTCTCAAATTTTCACGAAGCCGATTGGGTCTTCTGCAACACTTACGATAAGCTGGAACATGAG ATAATCAAGTGGATGAGAAGCAAATGGCCAATCAAGACAGTTGGCCCCACAATCCCATCCATGTACCTAGACAAACGATTGGAAGATGACAATGATTATGGCCTCCACCTCTTCAAACCCGACACCGACCTTTGCCTCAACTGGTTAAACTCAAAAGAAGCTAGCTCGGTCGTCTACGTATCATTTGGAAGCATAGCCGGTCTTACAGAGGAGCAAATGGTGGAACTAGCAATGGGTCTGAAATTAACCAACAAAAACTTCCTGTGGGTAGTGAGAGAAACGGAACAAAACAAACTCCCAAGCAACTTCATGGAAGAAACAGCAGAGAAAGGGCTGGTAGTTTCATGGAGTCCACAGTTGGATGTTCTAGCGCACAGGGCAGTGGGTTGTTTCATGACTCACTGTGGCTGGAACTCCACGCTTGAGGCGTTGAGCTTAGGGGTGCCAATGATTGCGATGCCACAATGGACGGATCAGCCTACTAATGCGAAGTTTGTGGCTGATGTTTGGAAAGTGGGAATCAGAGttaaaaaggatgagaaagggaTGATGAGAAAGGAAGAGATCGAGAGGTGTGTAAGGGAAATCATGGAAGGAGAGAAAAGCTTGGATATCAAAAGGAATTCTGAGAAATGGAAGAACTTAGCCAAAGATGCTGTGGATGAAGGTGGAAGCTCTGACAAGAATATACAGGAATTTGTGGCTGATATTACAAGGAATTAG